The following proteins are co-located in the Bacteroidia bacterium genome:
- a CDS encoding glycosyltransferase, translating into MKKKKVIVSVINDLSTDQRVHKVSTTLKKMGFDVLLVGRKQRKSLTLAPRNYATKRMFLVFEKGILFYVEFQFRLFLFLLFHKADILVANDLDTLAPNYLISKIKNVPVVYDSHEIFTEVPELQQNQVKRKIWLRLEKNIFPKLKTIFTVNHSIANYFSDLYKVPVNVLRNVPFSKKRETNSIEKNKIFETDKKIILLQGAGINIDRGAEELVEAMQYIDVAILVIVGCGDVIPILEKMIVKWKLEKKIFLTGKIPFEKLSNYTHFADLGVTLDKDTNINYKFSLPNKVFDYIQAGVPVLASDLIELKKIIFQYQVGDCIQNHDPKHIAEKINSIFTDEKLLLKWKENTKVAAQELCWENEEKIVIETYQKFLK; encoded by the coding sequence ATGAAAAAGAAGAAAGTAATTGTTTCTGTCATCAACGATTTAAGCACCGATCAGCGGGTTCATAAAGTATCCACAACTTTAAAAAAAATGGGCTTTGACGTTTTGCTCGTTGGTAGAAAGCAACGAAAAAGTTTAACGCTTGCTCCCAGAAATTATGCTACGAAAAGAATGTTTTTAGTCTTTGAAAAAGGCATTTTATTTTACGTTGAATTTCAGTTTCGATTATTCCTTTTTTTACTTTTTCACAAAGCAGACATCCTTGTGGCGAATGATTTAGATACACTTGCGCCGAATTATTTAATTTCGAAAATTAAAAATGTTCCCGTCGTTTACGACAGTCATGAAATTTTTACCGAAGTGCCAGAATTACAGCAAAATCAAGTAAAAAGAAAGATTTGGTTACGTCTTGAAAAAAATATTTTCCCGAAATTAAAAACTATTTTTACGGTGAATCATTCCATTGCGAATTACTTTTCCGATTTGTATAAAGTTCCGGTAAACGTGTTGAGAAATGTTCCTTTTTCAAAAAAAAGAGAAACAAATTCGATTGAGAAAAATAAAATATTTGAAACGGATAAAAAAATAATTTTGTTGCAAGGCGCCGGAATTAATATAGATAGAGGCGCGGAAGAATTGGTGGAAGCGATGCAATACATTGACGTTGCCATTTTAGTAATTGTCGGTTGCGGAGATGTGATTCCGATACTCGAAAAAATGATTGTGAAATGGAAGCTCGAAAAAAAAATTTTTCTGACGGGAAAAATTCCATTCGAAAAATTGTCGAATTACACACATTTTGCAGACTTAGGTGTTACCTTGGATAAAGACACAAACATCAATTATAAATTTAGTTTGCCGAATAAGGTTTTTGATTACATCCAAGCAGGAGTACCTGTTCTAGCATCTGATTTAATAGAGTTGAAAAAAATAATTTTTCAATATCAAGTAGGAGATTGTATTCAAAATCACGATCCAAAACACATTGCCGAAAAAATCAATTCCATTTTTACCGACGAAAAATTGCTTCTGAAATGGAAAGAAAACACGAAAGTAGCGGCGCAAGAATTGTGTTGGGAAAACGAAGAGAAAATAGTAATAGAAACCTATCAGAAATTTTTAAAATAA
- a CDS encoding FKBP-type peptidyl-prolyl cis-trans isomerase → MKIFSFKTSVLLLTSGIFIFASCSQSPYPGYKKDTTGLYYKFYKQNDKGQHPKEGDIVSVKMLYKNGKDSTLFDSKRFSRDSSGAIRFPLAKSTFQGSFEDALSMMSVGDSASFKLSSDSVYLKTFKAKTLPKYAEAGTMLTFEVKLVGVMSKEEAQKEQQEAMQKRKAETDLRKGQEAGTIQKYITDNKITVAPTASGIYFIEKTKGKGPKAIAGDTVQVTYKGMLLDGTVFDTSDRGANSKPVKFPVGVNAVIKGWDEVLQMMNEGEQAEVLIPSSMAYGEMSPGGMIQPYSPLLFDISIVKIIKGKSVAKK, encoded by the coding sequence ATGAAAATTTTTTCTTTCAAAACAAGCGTATTATTGCTCACTTCCGGAATTTTTATTTTCGCATCGTGCAGCCAATCACCTTATCCTGGTTACAAAAAAGATACAACAGGTTTGTATTACAAATTTTACAAACAAAATGACAAAGGACAACATCCAAAAGAAGGAGACATTGTTTCCGTAAAAATGTTGTATAAAAACGGGAAGGATTCTACTCTGTTTGATTCAAAAAGATTTTCGAGAGATAGCAGCGGTGCTATCCGTTTTCCTTTGGCAAAATCCACTTTCCAAGGAAGTTTTGAAGATGCCTTAAGTATGATGTCCGTAGGCGATAGCGCAAGTTTCAAACTTAGCTCCGATTCTGTTTATTTAAAAACATTCAAAGCAAAAACACTTCCAAAATATGCGGAAGCTGGTACAATGCTTACGTTTGAAGTAAAATTAGTGGGTGTTATGTCGAAAGAAGAAGCTCAAAAAGAGCAGCAAGAGGCAATGCAAAAAAGAAAAGCTGAAACTGATTTGCGTAAAGGACAAGAAGCAGGAACCATTCAAAAATACATTACGGATAATAAAATTACCGTAGCACCAACTGCAAGTGGAATTTATTTCATCGAAAAAACAAAAGGAAAAGGTCCGAAAGCAATTGCTGGAGATACAGTGCAAGTAACTTACAAAGGCATGTTGTTGGACGGAACTGTATTTGATACTTCTGATAGAGGCGCGAATTCTAAACCGGTTAAATTTCCAGTTGGAGTAAATGCTGTTATCAAAGGTTGGGATGAAGTATTGCAAATGATGAACGAAGGTGAACAAGCAGAAGTTTTGATCCCATCATCAATGGCTTATGGTGAAATGTCTCCGGGCGGAATGATACAACCGTATTCTCCTTTATTGTTTGATATCAGTATCGTGAAAATAATCAAAGGAAAATCAGTTGCAAAAAAATAA
- a CDS encoding chloride channel protein translates to MQKIKKILHTFSEWRLRHISNRNFLLILSVFVGVLAGLASVILKLSAHEIETFLDFIGRKNYPYIFFLLPLIGILLTVLYVQIFRKGKIGRGISSILFAIHKKSSRIEKDKLYSHIISSAITVGFGGSVGLEAPIVVTGAAIGSNTSKAFGLHYKERTLLLACGAAAGIGAVFNCPIAGVLFAVEVLLSEFSIPSFIPLLMASATASVVSQLLYQSKLFYLVTDSWDLKAIPFYVLLGLITGILSVYVTRMMRYTEEFFKSKKHPYRKVLTGGILLSVLIFLFPPLYGEGYKIVEMLLEGKFHQILDNTFFAGSNNEWLMVIVAALIVLVKPIATSLTLGGGGNGGIFAPSLFLGAVFGFAFAHTVNMLGIYHLTEANFIVVAMAGILSGVIHIPLTAIFLIAEITGGYILLVPLMIVSAISYFIIRYFEPYSFYMKQLARKGHLPTNDKDKLVLNRMHIDELVEKDFVSVPVEASLGELVHVIAHSKRNIFPVLSEDGRLAGVILLDNVREQMFQTEKYDQIFVKDLMFQPPASIDVKEKMFSVMHKFEEFNSWNLPVLDDTKYIGFVSKSAVFTKYRELLLKQAKRAEQSNLTL, encoded by the coding sequence GTGCAAAAAATAAAAAAGATATTACATACATTTTCTGAATGGAGATTACGACACATCAGCAATCGTAATTTCTTATTGATATTAAGTGTTTTCGTAGGTGTTTTAGCAGGATTGGCTTCTGTTATTTTAAAATTATCAGCTCACGAAATCGAAACCTTTTTAGATTTTATCGGCAGGAAAAACTATCCATATATATTTTTTCTGCTTCCCTTAATTGGTATTTTATTGACCGTTTTATACGTGCAAATTTTCCGAAAAGGAAAAATAGGAAGAGGTATCAGCAGCATTCTGTTCGCGATTCATAAAAAATCGAGCAGAATAGAAAAAGATAAATTATATTCGCATATCATCTCCAGTGCCATTACGGTGGGTTTCGGAGGTTCTGTCGGATTAGAAGCTCCGATTGTTGTAACCGGTGCGGCAATTGGTTCTAACACGTCCAAAGCATTTGGTTTGCATTACAAAGAACGTACCTTATTATTGGCTTGTGGTGCTGCCGCAGGTATTGGCGCTGTTTTTAATTGTCCGATTGCAGGTGTTCTATTTGCCGTAGAAGTATTGCTTTCCGAATTTTCCATTCCTTCTTTTATTCCATTGCTGATGGCGTCAGCAACGGCTTCCGTGGTTTCACAATTGTTGTATCAGAGTAAACTTTTTTACCTCGTTACGGATTCTTGGGATTTAAAAGCCATTCCATTTTACGTTTTATTGGGATTGATTACTGGAATACTTTCTGTTTACGTTACCCGAATGATGCGCTATACAGAAGAATTTTTCAAATCAAAGAAACATCCTTATCGAAAAGTATTAACTGGAGGAATTTTACTTAGTGTTCTTATTTTCCTATTCCCTCCGCTATACGGCGAAGGTTACAAAATAGTGGAAATGCTCTTGGAAGGGAAATTTCATCAAATACTCGACAATACTTTTTTTGCAGGTAGTAATAACGAATGGCTGATGGTTATTGTGGCTGCTTTGATTGTGTTGGTAAAACCTATTGCTACTTCGCTAACCCTTGGAGGAGGCGGAAATGGAGGTATTTTTGCGCCGTCTTTATTCCTGGGAGCTGTATTCGGTTTTGCATTTGCACACACCGTTAATATGTTGGGAATTTATCACCTCACGGAAGCAAATTTTATTGTGGTGGCGATGGCTGGTATTCTCAGCGGCGTGATTCACATTCCGCTTACCGCGATATTTTTGATTGCCGAAATTACAGGAGGTTATATTTTATTGGTCCCTTTAATGATTGTTTCCGCGATTTCGTATTTTATCATTCGTTATTTTGAACCGTATTCGTTTTACATGAAGCAACTGGCGCGAAAAGGGCATTTGCCTACGAACGATAAAGATAAATTGGTGCTCAACAGAATGCACATTGATGAATTGGTAGAAAAAGATTTTGTTTCTGTTCCAGTAGAAGCCAGTTTGGGCGAATTGGTTCATGTGATTGCACATTCTAAACGGAATATTTTTCCGGTGCTGAGTGAAGATGGACGTTTGGCGGGCGTTATTTTGTTAGACAACGTTCGAGAACAAATGTTTCAAACCGAAAAATACGATCAGATATTTGTCAAAGACTTAATGTTTCAGCCGCCGGCAAGTATTGATGTGAAAGAAAAAATGTTTTCGGTGATGCATAAATTTGAAGAATTTAATTCGTGGAATTTACCTGTTTTGGATGATACGAAATACATCGGATTTGTTTCTAAGTCGGCTGTGTTTACAAAGTATAGAGAGCTTTTACTAAAACAAGCGAAGCGTGCCGAACAAAGCAATTTAACACTTTGA
- a CDS encoding FKBP-type peptidyl-prolyl cis-trans isomerase — MKKIFFLLLFSSLCFVFSCQKKTEKHVGFTETDSGLFYKLQSFEDSRKRPVIGNYLELQMVYKTEKDSVFLNTQEALYSDGAAFIPFKSKPSFSGSFEEYFPEMNEGDSLTFLVNADSLCNQFLKLKTLPVFIHSGSLVKIETKLVKILTADEYSKEMAHLQEMTDDMDLIEREKLQHYLKTEKLNLSPISSGIYYLPEKDGTGKNAEEGTSVRVNYKGYFMDGRLFDSTRVPFEFVLGEQDQVIAGLASGISLMKQGGKAKFIIPSQLAFGENGSSNKMVPPYTTVIYEVELLNVN, encoded by the coding sequence TTGAAAAAAATATTTTTTCTACTCCTTTTTAGTTCTCTTTGTTTTGTTTTTTCGTGTCAGAAAAAAACAGAAAAACACGTTGGTTTTACAGAAACAGATTCTGGTTTATTTTACAAATTACAATCTTTCGAAGACAGTCGTAAACGCCCCGTTATCGGAAATTATTTGGAATTACAAATGGTATATAAAACGGAAAAAGATTCCGTATTTTTAAATACGCAAGAAGCTTTATACAGTGATGGCGCAGCGTTTATTCCTTTTAAAAGCAAACCAAGTTTTTCAGGAAGTTTTGAAGAATATTTTCCAGAAATGAACGAAGGTGATAGTTTGACCTTTTTAGTGAATGCAGATTCTCTTTGCAATCAATTTTTGAAACTGAAAACCTTGCCCGTTTTTATCCACTCCGGAAGTTTGGTAAAAATAGAAACCAAATTGGTGAAAATTTTAACGGCGGATGAATACAGCAAAGAAATGGCGCATCTACAAGAAATGACGGACGATATGGATTTGATAGAACGCGAAAAATTACAGCACTATTTAAAAACTGAAAAATTAAATCTTTCACCCATTTCGAGCGGTATTTATTATCTCCCTGAAAAGGACGGAACGGGAAAAAATGCAGAAGAAGGAACATCTGTAAGAGTTAATTATAAAGGTTATTTTATGGATGGACGATTGTTTGATTCCACACGCGTACCGTTCGAATTTGTATTGGGAGAGCAGGATCAGGTTATTGCAGGGCTCGCTTCCGGAATTTCTTTAATGAAACAAGGTGGGAAAGCAAAATTTATTATACCTTCGCAACTTGCTTTTGGGGAAAATGGTTCATCCAATAAAATGGTGCCACCATACACAACAGTTATTTACGAAGTAGAACTTTTAAACGTCAATTAA
- a CDS encoding ATP-binding cassette domain-containing protein has product MALDNIIQLENVSIFQQQNMVLSNVSLAIDKGEFVYLVGKTGSGKSSLLKTLYADLHLNQGEASIAGYNLKTIKRKEIPFLRRKLGIVFQDFQLLSDRTINDNLLFVMKATGWKDKAAMQARMQDVLLKVGLETKGFKMPHELSGGEQQRVSIARALINDPEVILADEPTGNLDPETSEGIIKLLFDISKNGRAILVATHDILLFQKFPSRTIKCENGHVLSEN; this is encoded by the coding sequence ATGGCGCTCGATAATATCATTCAATTAGAAAATGTTTCTATTTTTCAACAGCAAAACATGGTGCTATCCAATGTTTCATTGGCAATCGACAAAGGCGAATTTGTTTATTTGGTAGGAAAAACGGGTAGCGGAAAAAGTAGTTTATTAAAAACGCTTTATGCGGATTTACACTTAAACCAAGGCGAAGCGTCCATTGCTGGCTATAATTTAAAAACCATTAAGCGAAAAGAAATTCCATTTTTAAGAAGAAAACTCGGAATTGTTTTTCAAGATTTTCAATTATTAAGCGATCGCACCATCAACGACAATCTTTTATTTGTAATGAAAGCCACTGGCTGGAAAGACAAAGCGGCGATGCAAGCGCGTATGCAAGATGTTCTTTTAAAAGTAGGTTTGGAAACAAAAGGATTTAAAATGCCGCACGAACTTTCGGGCGGAGAGCAACAAAGAGTGTCCATTGCACGTGCTTTGATAAATGATCCGGAAGTTATTTTAGCGGATGAACCAACCGGAAATTTGGATCCAGAAACTTCCGAAGGTATCATTAAATTGTTGTTCGATATTAGTAAAAATGGAAGGGCAATTTTGGTGGCAACTCATGACATTCTACTATTTCAGAAGTTTCCTTCGCGCACTATCAAATGCGAAAATGGACACGTATTATCCGAAAATTAA
- a CDS encoding bifunctional oligoribonuclease/PAP phosphatase NrnA, with the protein MTTIEIEKIQELLTHPKKIILVTHWSPDGDAIGSSLGLYNYLLLGKHDVKVIVPNDYPPFLNWMEGNDKILNYQKDPVNSIKSVNEAEIIFLLDFNSLKRIDELGKHIEESAAFKIMIDHHLQPDPIAQIFHHDVKKSSTAELVFDFICLLGDENKINKSVAECLYTGIMTDTGSFRFPSTSAQTHRAIACLLEVGANHAEIHNRIYDDNSEDKIHLLGFCLNEKLKVLPQFNTAYITLDEAEQKKFKCKKGDTEGFVNYALSIRDIKLAAFFAERDGLIKTSFRSKGNFDVNLFARKHFDGGGHKNAAGGASQLSMKETVDKFILVLEEYKSEII; encoded by the coding sequence TTGACAACAATAGAAATCGAAAAAATTCAAGAATTATTAACTCATCCCAAAAAAATAATTTTGGTAACACACTGGTCACCAGATGGTGATGCCATTGGTTCTTCCTTGGGTTTGTATAATTATTTACTTCTCGGAAAACACGATGTAAAAGTAATTGTGCCGAATGATTATCCGCCTTTTTTAAATTGGATGGAAGGAAACGATAAAATTCTCAATTATCAAAAAGATCCCGTTAATTCGATAAAATCGGTAAACGAAGCCGAAATTATTTTCTTGTTGGATTTTAATTCCTTGAAACGCATCGACGAATTAGGAAAACACATTGAAGAATCCGCAGCTTTCAAAATAATGATTGATCACCATTTGCAACCCGATCCAATTGCTCAAATTTTCCATCACGATGTAAAAAAATCATCTACCGCTGAATTGGTTTTTGATTTTATTTGCCTTCTTGGAGATGAAAATAAAATAAACAAAAGTGTCGCAGAATGTTTGTACACAGGCATTATGACGGATACTGGGTCGTTCCGATTTCCTTCCACTTCGGCGCAAACACATCGCGCCATTGCCTGTTTATTAGAAGTAGGAGCGAATCACGCAGAAATTCACAACCGTATTTACGATGACAATTCGGAAGATAAAATTCATTTATTGGGTTTTTGTTTAAATGAAAAACTGAAAGTATTACCTCAATTTAATACTGCTTACATCACGCTGGATGAAGCGGAACAAAAAAAATTCAAATGTAAAAAAGGCGATACAGAAGGGTTTGTAAATTATGCCCTTTCTATAAGAGATATTAAATTAGCAGCTTTTTTTGCGGAACGCGACGGACTTATAAAAACTTCTTTTCGTTCGAAAGGAAATTTTGACGTGAACCTTTTTGCACGCAAACATTTTGATGGCGGTGGACATAAAAATGCTGCTGGTGGCGCTTCTCAACTATCAATGAAAGAGACGGTAGATAAATTTATTTTAGTGCTGGAAGAATACAAATCTGAAATTATCTAA
- a CDS encoding FKBP-type peptidyl-prolyl cis-trans isomerase: MKKNIFIVCAAVGILIFPSCKLFRKTPKAPVMTTTSDGLQYMITTKGTGIQPQKGDMVTVNYVGKLMNDTVFDASEKHGKAYTFRIGDGDVIKGWDEGIMLMHEGDKASFVVPPSLAYADKVVGKIPANSTLKFDVELVKVTPAPRPFDIAGKDTITTASGLKYILVKSNPDSIKAVKGDKVTVNYSGYLLDGKMFDSSVQRGEPFSFNVGKGQVIKGWDEALLLLHKGDKARLIIPYNIAYGEKGYGPIPPAATLVFDVEMINIAPEPKPTPYDIQGKKVQTTASGLQYIVISQGTGAKAEAGKTVKVDYTGYLEDGSIFDSSVERGQPIEFPLGEKRVIPGWEEGIALMHEGDKFRLIIPYNLAYGEQGRPPVIPAKATLTFDVQLISVK; the protein is encoded by the coding sequence ATGAAAAAAAATATTTTTATCGTATGTGCTGCTGTCGGAATTTTAATTTTCCCTTCGTGCAAGCTATTTCGTAAAACGCCAAAAGCTCCCGTAATGACAACAACTTCGGACGGATTGCAGTATATGATTACTACTAAAGGAACCGGCATTCAGCCACAAAAAGGCGATATGGTAACGGTAAATTATGTGGGAAAATTAATGAACGATACCGTTTTTGATGCATCTGAAAAACACGGAAAAGCCTATACTTTCCGAATTGGAGATGGAGATGTAATAAAAGGTTGGGACGAAGGAATTATGCTAATGCACGAAGGTGACAAAGCATCATTTGTTGTTCCTCCAAGTTTGGCTTACGCAGATAAAGTAGTAGGAAAAATTCCTGCCAATTCTACGCTTAAATTTGATGTGGAATTGGTAAAAGTAACTCCTGCTCCTCGTCCTTTTGATATTGCAGGAAAAGATACCATTACAACTGCTTCCGGATTAAAATACATTCTCGTAAAATCAAATCCTGATAGTATTAAAGCAGTAAAAGGAGATAAAGTTACCGTGAATTACAGCGGTTATTTATTGGACGGAAAAATGTTTGACTCTTCTGTTCAACGCGGAGAACCTTTTTCGTTTAATGTGGGTAAAGGACAAGTAATTAAAGGTTGGGACGAGGCCTTGCTATTGCTTCACAAAGGTGATAAAGCGCGATTGATTATTCCGTATAACATTGCGTATGGCGAAAAAGGGTATGGTCCTATTCCTCCCGCAGCTACTTTGGTTTTTGATGTGGAAATGATAAATATTGCACCAGAGCCTAAACCCACTCCTTATGATATTCAAGGAAAAAAAGTGCAAACAACTGCAAGTGGTTTACAATACATTGTGATAAGCCAAGGTACTGGTGCTAAAGCAGAAGCGGGAAAAACGGTAAAAGTAGATTATACCGGTTATTTAGAGGATGGTAGCATTTTCGATTCTTCCGTTGAACGTGGGCAACCAATTGAATTTCCGTTAGGCGAAAAAAGAGTAATACCCGGTTGGGAAGAAGGCATTGCATTGATGCACGAAGGCGATAAATTCAGATTGATTATTCCGTATAATTTAGCGTATGGAGAACAAGGTAGACCGCCTGTTATTCCTGCAAAAGCAACGCTTACATTTGATGTACAACTGATCAGCGTGAAATAA
- a CDS encoding FKBP-type peptidyl-prolyl cis-trans isomerase, translating into MKLFFLSAVLMFAQACNNNATDEKINPADTLSQVEVNTKLINSNTMFAVQERDEIQEYIHHHHYNMQATASGIYYWIYQKGNGEQAKAGETAVVKFTISLLDGTLCYSSDKEGLKSFLIGKDQVETGLHEAVQLMHVGDKAVFILPSNLAAGMVGDREKIPPKASVVYDLELVSLK; encoded by the coding sequence TTGAAACTGTTTTTTTTAAGTGCCGTTTTAATGTTCGCGCAAGCGTGTAATAATAACGCAACAGACGAAAAAATAAATCCTGCCGACACACTTTCTCAAGTGGAAGTGAATACAAAATTGATTAATTCCAACACCATGTTTGCCGTACAGGAACGCGATGAAATTCAAGAATACATCCATCACCATCATTACAATATGCAAGCTACTGCATCCGGAATTTATTATTGGATTTATCAAAAAGGAAACGGCGAACAAGCCAAAGCAGGTGAAACGGCGGTAGTGAAATTTACGATTAGTTTGTTGGACGGCACGCTTTGTTATTCGTCAGACAAAGAAGGTTTGAAAAGTTTTTTGATTGGTAAAGACCAAGTAGAAACCGGATTGCACGAAGCCGTGCAACTGATGCACGTGGGCGATAAAGCCGTTTTCATTTTACCTTCTAACTTGGCAGCAGGAATGGTGGGTGATCGTGAAAAAATTCCGCCGAAAGCCAGTGTAGTGTATGATCTTGAATTGGTATCTTTAAAATAA
- a CDS encoding glycosyltransferase family 1 protein: MERKHESSGARIVLGKRRENSNRNLSEIFKIKKISSKHLHIVSFNVPFPANYGGVIDIFYKIKALHQLGIKIHLHCFQYGRTESKELEKYCESVNYYPRKNNFSNAFHYLPYIVASRSSEKLMQNILKNDAPILFEGLHSCHFLNDARIKNRLKIYRESNIEHHYYWHLFKSEKNVFKKIFFLSEYFKLLFYQKILKYSDLMLVVSEADKKYLHEKFPNKKIIYLTSFHGNEKLNSITGKGNYVLYHGNLSVAENENAAMYLLKTIFSETEIPFKIAGLNPSERLKKTIASFKNVELIENPDDAKMQDLVQQAHVHFLITFQATGLKLKLLNTLYNGRFCLVNKNMLSGTNLENVCCVADTAEEMKQKLKELFEIEFTSSEIEKRKGVLKNYFSDEENAKKINELIFG, encoded by the coding sequence ATGGAAAGAAAACACGAAAGTAGCGGCGCAAGAATTGTGTTGGGAAAACGAAGAGAAAATAGTAATAGAAACCTATCAGAAATTTTTAAAATAAAAAAAATCAGCTCGAAACACTTGCATATCGTGTCTTTTAACGTTCCTTTTCCGGCAAATTACGGAGGAGTGATCGATATTTTTTATAAAATAAAAGCACTGCATCAACTCGGAATAAAAATTCATTTGCATTGTTTTCAATACGGAAGAACGGAAAGTAAAGAGCTCGAAAAATATTGTGAAAGTGTAAATTATTATCCTCGAAAAAATAATTTTTCGAATGCATTTCATTATCTGCCATACATTGTAGCAAGCAGAAGTTCCGAAAAATTGATGCAGAATATTTTAAAAAACGATGCGCCTATTTTATTTGAAGGCTTGCATTCTTGTCATTTTTTGAATGATGCACGCATTAAAAATCGTTTGAAAATTTATCGCGAAAGCAATATCGAACATCACTATTATTGGCATCTTTTTAAATCAGAAAAAAATGTGTTCAAAAAAATATTTTTTCTGAGCGAGTATTTTAAACTTTTATTTTATCAAAAAATACTCAAATATTCAGATTTAATGCTTGTTGTAAGTGAAGCAGATAAAAAATATTTGCACGAAAAATTTCCGAATAAAAAAATAATTTATTTGACCAGCTTTCATGGAAATGAAAAATTAAATTCCATTACTGGAAAAGGAAATTACGTTTTGTATCACGGAAATTTATCTGTTGCAGAAAATGAAAATGCCGCAATGTATTTGCTTAAAACTATTTTTTCGGAGACTGAAATTCCTTTTAAAATTGCAGGACTAAACCCTTCGGAGCGATTGAAAAAGACAATTGCTTCTTTTAAAAATGTAGAGTTGATAGAAAATCCGGACGATGCGAAAATGCAAGATTTAGTACAGCAAGCACATGTCCATTTTTTAATTACGTTTCAAGCAACGGGTTTAAAATTAAAATTATTAAATACGCTTTATAACGGTCGGTTTTGCTTGGTAAATAAGAATATGTTGAGCGGAACAAATTTGGAAAATGTGTGTTGTGTGGCTGATACTGCGGAGGAAATGAAGCAAAAATTAAAAGAACTTTTTGAAATCGAATTTACTTCATCGGAAATAGAAAAACGAAAAGGCGTTTTGAAAAATTATTTTTCTGACGAAGAAAATGCAAAGAAAATCAACGAATTAATTTTCGGATAA